One stretch of Prunus persica cultivar Lovell chromosome G1, Prunus_persica_NCBIv2, whole genome shotgun sequence DNA includes these proteins:
- the LOC18792606 gene encoding DEAD-box ATP-dependent RNA helicase 22 isoform X1, translating into MILHRSATTMLPLYKLSSSPPKLFSQFRYSYSVVSNSSSSFRISLLWLSHPRRFGTVTTAAYRKEGGDTFFTEESVSWTSLGVSDKVSQALYNAGLGQPSLIQAASIPSILSGKDVVVAAETGSGKTHSFLVPLIDKLCNEQNDSANIASSDQGVSQPRKISLVLCPNVTLSEQVVRMADGLCDENGKPLLSVVSLCGRQGWRVNEPDIIVSTPAALLNNIDPKNFRRTDFIRSVKYVVFDEADMLLSGGYQNKVIRLIHMLRFDEKLLSRSNEQNLPESETSSHFSSEDEDNLQDEDLSEEEGDAVENDDLDEELEAGHVKSTDWRRVRKVYKRSKQYIFVAATLPVNGKRTAGAVLKKMFPEANWVSGNYLHCHNPRLKQRWIEVTFDTQVDELIKAVKHGFESRSVSGQCRTMVFANTVEAVESVAKILMRGGIECYHYHKDCSLEDRAKTLADFQEKGGILVCTDAAARGIDIPNVSHVIQADFATSAVDFIHRVGRTARAGQYGLVTSMYTESNRDLVAAVRRAGELSQPVETAFSRKRSFRNKLKKRAALQRITDSRADEERVLA; encoded by the exons ATGATACTCCATCGCTCAGCAACAACAATGCTTCCACTCTACAAACTATCGTCATCTCCCCCTAAACTCTTCTCTCAATTCAGATATTCCTACTCTGTTGTCTCCAATTCTTCATCTTCGTTCCGGATTAGCTTGCTTTGGCTGAGCCACCCCCGCCGTTTCGGAACCGTCACTACCGCCGCGTATCGGAAAGAAGGAGGAGATACGTTTTTCACTGAAGAAAGCGTTTCATGGACTTCCCTTGGAGTATCCGATAAGGTTTCTCAAGCTCTCTACAATGCCGGCCTCGGCCAACCATCTCTGATTCAG GCTGCTAGCATACCATCTATACTTTCAGGAAAGGATGTGGTGGTTGCAGCTGAAACTGGTAGTGGCAAAACGCATAGCTTCCTTGTCCCTCTAATTGATAAGCTATGCAATGAACAGAACGATTCTGCGAATATTGCTTCTTCTGATCAAGGAGTCTCCCAACCCCGCAAGATTTCTCTTGTTTTGTGTCCAAATGTAACACTGTCTGAGCAAGTGGTTCGGATGGCAGACGGTCTTTGTGACGAAAATGGCAAACCACTTCTAAGTGTTGTATCCCTATGTGGGAGACAG GGATGGCGGGTTAATGAACCTGATATTATTGTTTCAACACCAGCTGCTCTTCTGAATAatattgacccaaaaaatttcCGTCGTACGGATTTTATACGGAGTGTAAAATATGTG GTGTTTGATGAAGCGGATATGCTTCTCTCTGGGGGCTACCAGAATAAGGTTATCCGTCTCATACACATGCTCCGCTTTGACGAAAAGCTATTGTCACGGTCAAATGAACAAAATCTACCAGAATCTGAAACTTCATCACATTTCAGTTCAGAAGATGAAGACAATCTGCAGGATGAAGATTTGTCAGAAGAAGAGGGAGATGCTGTGGAAAATGATGACTTAGATGAGGAGCTAGAGGCAGGGCATGTCAAAAGTACAGACTGGAGGAGAGTGAGAAAAGTTTATAAGCGCAGTAAACAATACATTTTTGTTGCAGCCACTCTTCCAGTAAATGGAAAGAGAACTGCCGGGGCAGTGTTGAAAAAGATGTTTCCCGAGGCCAATTGGGTTAGTGGAAACTACCTCCATTGTCACAACCCCAG ATTAAAGCAAAGGTGGATTGAAGTTACTTTTGATACTCAAGTGGATGAACTTATAAAGGCTGTGAAGCATGGATTTGAGTCGAGATCAGTTTCTGGTCAGTGCCGAACAATGGTATTTGCAAATACTGTGGAGGCTGTGGAATCAGTGGCAAAGATATTGATGAGAGGTGGCATTGAATGCTACCATTACCATAAAGATTGCTCCTTGGAAGACCGAGCAAAGACATTGGCTGATTTCCAAGAGAAAGGTGGTATTCTTGTGTGCACAGATGCTGCTGCACGTGGCATTGACATTCCAAACGTATCACATGTTATCCAG GCAGATTTTGCCACTTCTGCTGTGGATTTTATACACAGGGTTGGTCGAACAGCCAGAGCTGGTCAATACGGACTTGTAACTAGCATGTATACTGAATCCAACCGAGATCTGGTTGCTGCAGTTCGTCGAGCAGGGGAACTTAGTCAGCCTGTG GAGACAGCATTTAGCAGGAAAAGAAGCTTTCGAAATAAGCTTAAGAAAAGAG cAGCTTTGCAAAGGATCACAGATTCACGAGCTGATGAAGAGCGTGTTCTAGCATAG
- the LOC18792606 gene encoding DEAD-box ATP-dependent RNA helicase 22 isoform X2: MILHRSATTMLPLYKLSSSPPKLFSQFRYSYSVVSNSSSSFRISLLWLSHPRRFGTVTTAAYRKEGGDTFFTEESVSWTSLGVSDKVSQALYNAGLGQPSLIQAASIPSILSGKDVVVAAETGSGKTHSFLVPLIDKLCNEQNDSANIASSDQGVSQPRKISLVLCPNVTLSEQVVRMADGLCDENGKPLLSVVSLCGRQGWRVNEPDIIVSTPAALLNNIDPKNFRRTDFIRSVKYVVFDEADMLLSGGYQNKVIRLIHMLRFDEKLLSRSNEQNLPESETSSHFSSEDEDNLQDEDLSEEEGDAVENDDLDEELEAGHVKSTDWRRVRKVYKRSKQYIFVAATLPVNGKRTAGAVLKKMFPEANWVSGNYLHCHNPRLKQRWIEVTFDTQVDELIKAVKHGFESRSVSGQCRTMVFANTVEAVESVAKILMRGGIECYHYHKDCSLEDRAKTLADFQEKGGILVCTDAAARGIDIPNVSHVIQADFATSAVDFIHRVGRTARAGQYGLVTSMYTESNRDLVAAVRRAGELSQPVETAFSRKRSFRNKLKKRALQRITDSRADEERVLA, from the exons ATGATACTCCATCGCTCAGCAACAACAATGCTTCCACTCTACAAACTATCGTCATCTCCCCCTAAACTCTTCTCTCAATTCAGATATTCCTACTCTGTTGTCTCCAATTCTTCATCTTCGTTCCGGATTAGCTTGCTTTGGCTGAGCCACCCCCGCCGTTTCGGAACCGTCACTACCGCCGCGTATCGGAAAGAAGGAGGAGATACGTTTTTCACTGAAGAAAGCGTTTCATGGACTTCCCTTGGAGTATCCGATAAGGTTTCTCAAGCTCTCTACAATGCCGGCCTCGGCCAACCATCTCTGATTCAG GCTGCTAGCATACCATCTATACTTTCAGGAAAGGATGTGGTGGTTGCAGCTGAAACTGGTAGTGGCAAAACGCATAGCTTCCTTGTCCCTCTAATTGATAAGCTATGCAATGAACAGAACGATTCTGCGAATATTGCTTCTTCTGATCAAGGAGTCTCCCAACCCCGCAAGATTTCTCTTGTTTTGTGTCCAAATGTAACACTGTCTGAGCAAGTGGTTCGGATGGCAGACGGTCTTTGTGACGAAAATGGCAAACCACTTCTAAGTGTTGTATCCCTATGTGGGAGACAG GGATGGCGGGTTAATGAACCTGATATTATTGTTTCAACACCAGCTGCTCTTCTGAATAatattgacccaaaaaatttcCGTCGTACGGATTTTATACGGAGTGTAAAATATGTG GTGTTTGATGAAGCGGATATGCTTCTCTCTGGGGGCTACCAGAATAAGGTTATCCGTCTCATACACATGCTCCGCTTTGACGAAAAGCTATTGTCACGGTCAAATGAACAAAATCTACCAGAATCTGAAACTTCATCACATTTCAGTTCAGAAGATGAAGACAATCTGCAGGATGAAGATTTGTCAGAAGAAGAGGGAGATGCTGTGGAAAATGATGACTTAGATGAGGAGCTAGAGGCAGGGCATGTCAAAAGTACAGACTGGAGGAGAGTGAGAAAAGTTTATAAGCGCAGTAAACAATACATTTTTGTTGCAGCCACTCTTCCAGTAAATGGAAAGAGAACTGCCGGGGCAGTGTTGAAAAAGATGTTTCCCGAGGCCAATTGGGTTAGTGGAAACTACCTCCATTGTCACAACCCCAG ATTAAAGCAAAGGTGGATTGAAGTTACTTTTGATACTCAAGTGGATGAACTTATAAAGGCTGTGAAGCATGGATTTGAGTCGAGATCAGTTTCTGGTCAGTGCCGAACAATGGTATTTGCAAATACTGTGGAGGCTGTGGAATCAGTGGCAAAGATATTGATGAGAGGTGGCATTGAATGCTACCATTACCATAAAGATTGCTCCTTGGAAGACCGAGCAAAGACATTGGCTGATTTCCAAGAGAAAGGTGGTATTCTTGTGTGCACAGATGCTGCTGCACGTGGCATTGACATTCCAAACGTATCACATGTTATCCAG GCAGATTTTGCCACTTCTGCTGTGGATTTTATACACAGGGTTGGTCGAACAGCCAGAGCTGGTCAATACGGACTTGTAACTAGCATGTATACTGAATCCAACCGAGATCTGGTTGCTGCAGTTCGTCGAGCAGGGGAACTTAGTCAGCCTGTG GAGACAGCATTTAGCAGGAAAAGAAGCTTTCGAAATAAGCTTAAGAAAAGAG CTTTGCAAAGGATCACAGATTCACGAGCTGATGAAGAGCGTGTTCTAGCATAG
- the LOC18794038 gene encoding UDP-glycosyltransferase 74B1 has translation MENHHNEYRGHVVVLPYPSQGHINPLLQFAKRLASKGVKATLATTSYTVNSICVPNVGIEPISDGFDQAGFAQATDEDTFLQSFKTNGSRTLSQVLDKYQNSDFPVNCVVYDSFLPWALDVAKKRRIYGASFFTNSATVCSIFCRIHHGLLSLPCKLEDMPLFVPGLPPLNFPDLPTFLKKPDSYPAYLKMKLNQFPDLDRADWVFVNTFEALEGQAANGLSKLFSGKLIGPMVPSAYLDGQITGDRGYGASLWKPLGEECTKWLEAKPPKSVVYVSFGSMVSLTEKQMEELAMGLKESGVHFLWVVRESERSKLPKEISDSAKEKGLFVTWCNQLEALAHEAIGCFVTHCGWNSILEGLSLGVPMVAVPQWTDQLTNAKFVEEIWEVGVRAKEDEQGVVRKEEFVGCLKKVMEGERSQEIRKNSSMWRELAKKEFSEGGSSDKNITGFVEHLRLANKKGEAKQFLNATD, from the exons atggAGAATCATCATAACGAATATAGAGGTCATGTTGTGGTGCTTCCATATCCAAGCCAAGGCCACATCAACCCTCTCCTTCAGTTTGCAAAACGCCTGGCCTCTAAAGGCGTCAAGGCAACATTGGCCACAACCAGTTACACTGTCAACTCCATTTGTGTCCCGAACGTGGGGATCGAGCCCATCTCCGATGGGTTCGACCAGGCCGGCTTTGCTCAAGCCACAGATGAGGACACTTTCCTTCAATCATTCAAAACCAATGGCTCAAGAACCCTATCTCAAGTCTTGGATAAATACCAAAACTCCGACTTTCCAGTCAATTGTGTAGTTTATGATTCTTTTTTACCATGGGCTCTTGATGTGGCCAAGAAGCGTCGCATATATGGAGCTTCATTCTTTACCAATTCGGCCACGGTGTGCAGCATTTTTTGCCGCATTCATCATGGCTTGCTTTCTCTTCCATGTAAGCTGGAAGATATGCCCTTGTTCGTTCCTGGCCTGCCTCCACTCAACTTTCCTGACCTGCCTACTTTTCTTAAGAAGCCAGATAGCTACCCAGCTTACTTGAAGATGAAACTGAACCAGTTTCCTGACTTGGACAGGGCTGATTGGGTCTTTGTAAACACATTCGAGGCACTAGAAGGCCAG GCTGCAAACGGATTATCAAAGCTGTTCTCTGGGAAGTTGATTGGCCCCATGGTCCCTTCAGCTTATTTGGATGGGCAGATTACGGGAGATAGAGGATATGGAGCAAGCCTATGGAAGCCTCTTGGCGAAGAATGCACCAAATGGTTAGAAGCAAAGCCACCCAAATCGGTTGTTTATGTCTCCTTTGGAAGTATGGTGTCTTTGACAGAAAAGCAGATGGAAGAGTTAGCAATGGGGTTGAAAGAAAGTGGGGTGCATTTCTTGTGGGTGGTGAGAGAATCTGAACGCAGCAAATTGCCCAAAGAAATCTCTGACTCAGCAAAGGAAAAGGGTCTGTTTGTGACATGGTGCAACCAGCTAGAAGCACTTGCACACGAAGCTATTGGGTGCTTTGTGACTCATTGTGGCTGGAACTCAATACTTGAAGGGCTTAGCCTCGGAGTGCCTATGGTGGCAGTGCCGCAGTGGACCGACCAGCTCACTAATGCTAAGTTCGTGGAGGAGATATGGGAGGTTGGGGTCAGAGCCAAAGAAGATGAGCAGGGTGTTGTGAGGAAAGAAGAGTTTGTTGGGTGTTTGAAGAAAGTaatggagggagagagaagccAAGAGATTAGGAAGAATTCAAGTATGTGGAGGGAGTTGGCTAAGAAAGAATTTAGTGAAGGGGGGAGCTCTGACAAGAATATTACTGGATTTGTTGAGCATTTGAGGCTTGCTAACAAGAAAGGAGAGGCAAAGCAATTCTTGAATGCCACAGATTAA